In a genomic window of Ipomoea triloba cultivar NCNSP0323 chromosome 3, ASM357664v1:
- the LOC116012875 gene encoding LOW QUALITY PROTEIN: zinc finger CCCH domain-containing protein 40-like (The sequence of the model RefSeq protein was modified relative to this genomic sequence to represent the inferred CDS: inserted 3 bases in 2 codons) yields the protein MAHRLLRDVEAEGWERSDFPIICESCLGDSPYVRMTKADYDKXKICTRPFTVFRWRPGRDAHKKTEICQTCSKLKNVCQVCVLDLEYGLPVQVRDTALSINSXKSEYFAEEHERRAGAGIDDYESSYGKVRPNDTILKLQRTTPYYKRNGAHVCSFYVRGQCTRGLECPYRHEMPETGELSLQKIKDRYYGVNDPVALKLLSKPEFDEARQQATVAHSGLLPRAVISQQQNQPLPLPGGSQDQPPPMPYFNIPPMPPPDRALYPSMDPQRMGAPCLF from the exons ATGGCTCATAGGCTATTGAGAGATGTTGAAGCTGAGGGATGGGAGCGATCTGACTTTCCGATTATATGTGAGTCGTGTCTTGGTGATAGTCCATACGTTCGAATGACTAAAGCTGATTATGATA GCAAGATTTGCACCCGACCCTTCACTGTTTTTAGGTGGAGGCCAGGTCGAGATGCCCACAAGAAAACTGAGATATGTCAAACCTGCAGCAAGTTGAAGAATGTTTGCCAAGTTTGTGTTCTGGATCTTGAATATGGATTGCCAGTTCAGGTCCGAGACACTGCGCTTAGTATCAATTC AAAGAGTGAATACTTTGCTGAGGAGCATGAGCGCAGGGCAGGAGCCGGGATAGACGATTATGAATCTTCGTATGGGAAGGTCCGTCCAAATGATACTATTTTGAAGCTTCAACGAACTACCCCATACTACAAGAGAAATGGAGCTCATGTTTGCAGTTTTTATGTTCGGGGTCAATGTACAAGAGGTTTGGAGTGTCCTTATAGGCATGAGATGCCTGAAACAGGGGAGCTGTCACTGCAGAAAATTAAAGACCGCTACTACGGGGTAAATGATCCAGTTGCATTGAAGTTGCTCAGCAAGCCCGAGTTTGATGAAGCAAGACAGCAGGCTACTGTGGCTCATAGTGGTTTGTTGCCAAGGGCTGTGATATCACAGCAGCAGAACCAGCCTCTTCCGCTCCCTGGTGGTAGCCAGGACCAACCTCCACCTATGCCTTACTTCAACATTCCACCAATGCCTCCGCCGGACAGGGCGTTGTATCCTTCTATGGATCCTCAAAGAATGGGAGCTCCATGCCTTTTCTGA